ATCTTGACGAGCTGGCGGATGGCGGCCTCGCGTCTTGTTGACTGCCTTTCCAAGATGGCCCGGTTCACCTTGTCCGCTGCATCACGGCGCAGACTAGGGTCGAGAAGGGCGGCCAATTGCGGTTCCAGGACATCGGGATTAAATAGCAATAAAGCCATTGTTGTTTCCAAATCCTCCAAGAATGCAGGGTTTGTGGAAGCACGCGGACCAAGTTGTTCCGTTGCAAATTTCAGGGCAGGGCTGATATCTCCCCCAGATGCAGTGCACACTCGGATTAACTCGACGAGTTGGAGCCGCAGCAGAGAAAAGTGCAATGCGGTATCTTCATCCAGAATCTAAATCTCATGTTAGAATCGATGAGCTGGAAACCAAAGCCGAAATGCGATTTTTAACAAGGGATAGAAAGTGGGTAAATCATAAAAAAGTGGTGTTTCTCATCACGGGCCAGTAAACCGACCATATGCGTGGTGCATGTATAAACTCTTGTTTTAATCATATAAGGGGTGGGGGACGGAAGTCAAGGCGGGTGATGGCGCCACATACCTCAGGATCAAGTTCGTTAAGAGTCTCGATGGCGGTCTGAATATTCCCGCTATGGATGCAGTTCTGAATCTGCTGCCTGGCGCGGATGGCGGAGGTATCCTGTTGTGGCTGCAAGTTTGCCTCTTTCGAGAACCTTGCAGCCGCATTCGGGTAGCCCTCCATGGTCAAATAATCCAAAATCAAGGCATTAATATCGCTAAAAGTTTGTCAATAATCCGTACCAGCTACAGCAccagacaagagagaagaatgacAAAAATGCTTTCGAAGTGTtcaggaaagaagaagattataTCGGATCTCCGCACAAAATGTCTCAGAGAGATTCCCATTGATATAGTGTTCATCATATAGATGGCATTGTGGTGTAGGGGAAAGAAGTCAGGGTTGGGCGCGCAGCTCATACATACTT
The sequence above is drawn from the Trichoderma breve strain T069 chromosome 5, whole genome shotgun sequence genome and encodes:
- a CDS encoding lisH domain-containing protein produces the protein MSSASTATPAKHAFERRVEGVKSPKNDINALILDYLTMEGYPNAAARFSKEANLQPQQDTSAIRARQQIQNCIHSGNIQTAIETLNELDPEILDEDTALHFSLLRLQLVELIRVCTASGGDISPALKFATEQLGPRASTNPAFLEDLETTMALLLFNPDVLEPQLAALLDPSLRRDAADKVNRAILERQSTRREAAIRQLVKMRAWAEGAAREKGTSLPDRLDIGLRGEESSNQAWRGSNSENGHDSMVTT